TAGGCCATGGACACCTCCGCCGCATGGACAATCCGCACGCCGCCAGACTGGATCCAAGAAAAGAAAAACCGCCACCACCGCCAGCACACTGATGACCCGTGCATCCACCTGGAGCCCCAAAACGACCAGAGCAGGGTCGAACCCTAGCCAGGTGCAGACGGCATGGATACTAGCATCGAACCGCCGCCGTGGGAACCCCCGCGCCGCCCACAACACAGGTGGCCAGATCTGGCCGAGCCAAGTCAAGCCGGCACAGCCACCATGGGAGCTCCACGCGTGCAACCCTCCACACCTTGGCCAGTCGTTGTAGGGAGTAGCACGTCCACAAACCCGCCAccagccaccgcgccgccgcgcccTGCCGCCAGTGCGCCACCACCGCTCGATGGAGAAAACCCCATGCTTGCATCTGTAGAAGAGGTCTCGCCGCCGTCGACGCCGACCGGGCTTTGCCCTGCGGCTGCGAGGAGGGGGGGAGAAAGGAGGGTGCCTAGGCCGGCGTCGTGAGGGTTGGCCCTCCCGGTCGCCACACCGGAGCGGCGGGAGGTGGGCCGGGAAAAGTCGGGGACTTCGAACCTCTATTGACCCATGAGCACAAATGTTCCCAACGTGCTCGCATTATTATTCTTTCCAGACAAGATATAGATACCAGTATGGTGTAGTAATTGCTAAGTAAACAAATTTTGCTCCAAGTTGACACGCTGACGCCATGTGACGTGAGCGGTTCAGAcggccttcagcttcttggcgaTGCCAGCGAAGTACTTCCCCTGGTGCGCCCCCAAGGCGAGCTCGGCATCGGTGGGCGTCCTGCTGCCATCAGCGCCGGCGAAGGTGCCGGCTCCGTACGGGCTGCCGCCCTTGACCTCGTCCATGGCGAACATGCCGGCGCCGTGCGTGTAGCCGACGGGCACGAAGATCATTCCGTGGTGCGTCAGCTGCGTCACGGCCGTGAGGGCCGTGGTCTCCTGGCCGCCGCCCTGCGTGCCCGTGGCGAAGAAGACGCCCACGGGCTTGCCGGCGAGGGACCCCTCCTGCCAGAGGCCGCCGGTGGAGTCGAAGAAGGCCTTCATCTGCGCCGCCATCATGCCGAACCGCGTCGGGAAGCCGAACAGCACGCCGTCGGCCTCGGCCAGCTGCCGCGCCGTTATGACGGGGTGGTCCTCGCGCCCCGGCGCCGCGTGCATCTTCCCCAGCACCTCCTCCGGCAGCGTCTCCGGCACCCGCCAGACGGTGACCTCGACGTCAGGGACGGAGTCGGCGCCTTTCTTGATCTCCTCCGCGAGCGTGGCGACGTGCCCCCATGTCGAGTAGTACCTGAATCGATGCAGGCAATAACAATCAAATCATCGAGCTAACCAGCCGCAAGACGAGTGAGCGGAGCAGAGCAGCGGCGGAGGCGCGGAGCATTACACGATGTAGATCTTGGTCGCCATTGCCGATCGGCTAGCTACAAGATTCTGCTGTTTGAAACTGATTTGCTTTGGAAATTGCTTTGATTTGCTTCCTCTTGCAGTGTAGGTGGCTGGTGAAGAAAGAAGCCGGGCAGGCCCCCGTATTTGTAGGGGGAGATGGAGCCTTGAAGATTGTTAATTCGGAAGTACTGTGCGGCCGAAACTCATTGGCCGATCAACAGACGATGCTTCATCTTATCTTGACGTCCTTGCAGTCGCGTTCTTGCAGATTATTTAAAACGGTTCCTGAAGAAAGAAGCTGATCCGATCATCACCAGGGGCTGCTATAAGTCTTGTCACCTTGTGTAGTGGGTATAAAAAAGTGTGTCAAACTCTGATGAACGTGGGGTATACTACGTGGTCATGGCGTCGACACTGACGTACTACGTATGTAGATATGTATCGCCATGGTGGATGCTTTTCTCCCGGAAGAACGGCGATGGAGTCAGCGAGGTCGAAAGAAAAAGAATAGGCAGATATAGAATCGAAAATACACGTTGCGACATGGTGCCATGCGAGGATTATATGCATACTTGAAACCCCTCAGATAGTTTTAGGAGTTATATGGTGTATTTTACTCTTTTCCAATCCTAAACCTTCACATGTGCATGTCCATTAACTCCGTAAATGATCCTTCATCCGTGTAGCATCATTCTTTGCTTAATCGCTATGAGTGTgactaggtctcagtcgactgagacttaacaaaGTCTCAATCAAATATCAGAACatacaaaaaggaagaaagaaaaaataaaataaaattacacgGATCTCCACATATATATAGGCAGCTAGTTTGGTTTCAACTACCGCACCTTCGACACATACCGAGCTAAGCAGTTAGCACGCCCCCATCAGATTAACGATCAACCCCCCACAGAAGAAGATTAGTATGTttttaatgtaattttattttgtattGCTCGTTTTACCTTCAGATGTCTATTCTTTGTACTGGCCTTTGTTTTCTTCGATATTAATCAGATCTAAGATACTCTCTAGTTGTATTTATTAAAAAGAGTAAATAAACCAAGCTACGTACTGATACGTTAGTTAGCCGGCCGAAGCACACTGCCGGACCTAGAATAGGATGCCAAAATAGTGCAATCATAATAATCCTAGCAAACAATTCTCACAACATTAAGTTGTGAGACAACTTACTAATGTCTAGTGGAAGAAGATGGATCTCAGTGACTATAATCTTGGATGGGCGCATGACAACACACCACAAGTTCTCATCGCGTGTAAAAATGGCCCTTGCATCAACTGTAAAAATGAAAACCCAGGCCCCTGGATCAAGTGTAAAAATGGCCACCGACAGGACGACCCGCTGTCCCCCTATTTCTTCATCATCGTCACCGATCTGCTTCAACGCTTAATCCTGCAGGCTTTCTCTTTAAACCAACTTTGCCGCCCGATCTACACAGAACGCCCCCCCCCCCTATTGTGCTTCAGTACGCCGACGACACCCTAATCATAGCCCATGCCTCTCACCAAACCGCGACAACCCTCAATGATATCCTAGACAGGTTTATCGTTGCTTTCGGTCTTACAATCAACTTTCACAAAACCACATTCGTACTCATCAACACGGATACACACACTTGCCAAAACACCGCCTCCACTTTCGGCTGTGAACTCTCATCCTTCCCGCAAATTTATCTCGGACTCCCTCTCTCCCACACATGCCTACCATCCTTCGCTTTTGAACCGATCATCCTGCGCTCCCTAAAATACATCTCCGGTTGGGCGGCAAAACTCCTTTCCCGCGGGGCAAGACTAACGGCTCACTTCATGTCCATTTTTAGGTTCCCCAAGAAGGAAATCAAACAAAAGATTAGACGCCATCTGAAGATCCTTCTTGGCTGCCGAAGAAACCTGCTCCAGAGCTAAGTGCCTTATCGCTTGGAAAAATGTTTGCAAACTCAAAACTGTGCGGGGAGGAGGCAGGGGGACTAGGCATCAAAAACCTTCTTCTCCAAAACAATTGCCTCCTCATGAAATTTTCTTTTAAACTTCTCAAAAACGTGACCTGCCTTGGGTGAATTGGTTCTTCCAACACTACTCTCTTGACTTCAAAATTAAACCCCACAACCCCTCCTACCTTTGGAAAATCGTAAAAGCACAACTTTGCTACCTCCGCACAATCTCTTTTGTCGTTACCAACAATGGCACCTCCACCTTCTTCTGCTTTGACACTTGGCTGCTTCCAACTCCGCTCGTAGACAGCTAGCCACACCTTGTCTCCCACTCCACCTCACCCCTCGGTACTGGTATCACAAGTCATGCAAAATGGTTTACTCACTACTTTGTGGAGCCACCTAACCAATGTTGCTTCTGTAGAGCCTGTGTCTGTTTTGTCTTTGTTGCAGGATGTTACCACCAGCGATGCGCCTGACAACAGGTTCCTCACCCACGGTTCACGGACAGTGACCTGACACGCCTCGAATATTCAATTCCACAATCGGATACTTCAAGTTATAAACCTCGAATCCATACTATTACATGGAACGTAAACCTAATCTTAAGCGGAGCTCGTCTTGCTCCGTCGTGCCCATGTCCGGCGGCCGATTGCGCCCCCCGGAGTGTTGGTCCAGTCGTCGGCGAGGTGGAGCAGGACATGGGACATGCACCGTCTCAAGAGAGTTGAGGCGCTGccatctcccatgccctactcttccttgtCGGAAACCAGAACCTTGACTGTGTCGGTGGACGTGAGATCAATGATGGATTCGTCCTGGGAGGAACCGGTGCTATCCATCACGACGCGGTTGCGGCGCCCGGAGAATGGGACTCCGCCTTGCCAACGTCCACTAGCGTGAGGGCTGTCGTCGTCTCCCGTGCCCGTTGCCTCGCCCGACGGGCACGTCACGTCATATTTGCGTCTGACGACGCCCATGCGCTCCCCTCCACCTCGGCACGCCAACGAAGGGGTTGCGCATCCGCCGCCACGTTCGGACGCAAGATGGGCCACTGCCTCAGTGAGGCAACGACAACACACCTTGCGGCGAATCCATGCGCCATTTGGGTGGACGCAATGGATTCCTGACGGAAGGAGTCCGAGCGTTGTCCTCGGACAGCCTCCTCCCGGGAGCGGGGAGCGCAAGCCGGAACACGGGGCCGCGTGGGATGAGCTCATGGTCAACCGATCTAGAGGTATAGGACTCGGATCTACTTCCCGCCATGCTGGAGAAGGCCGGAGATCACCGGACAAGAGCTTGGGTGGTGGAGTGGAGTGGAAGGGAGTGGAGTGCCTAGGGTTTGGTTCGACGAGCGGATGAGCTCGAATATATGTAGGGTCGGGTGGGCCAGCGGAGGCCAGGTCCGACATGGCCGGCGCGCCCGAGCCTCCACATATCCGCCCTCATTTAATGTTGACCAGCTCGCAGCGTTTGAGTTCAATTTAAGGCGTTTGTCTCGGTCGGATTTTTTTGACCGGTCATTGGCCGGGCCGTCCGCCCAGACGTATGAGGGGGTTTAGCATCTATAGCCGAGCGCCTCAAATCCTCCTCAAACGGCCGGGCAGGCCGCCCGGTCACTGACCGATCATATTTTTTCGACCCAGACGGACGCCTCAAATGGGCCTCAAACGCCACCGgcgcccctcatatccagcccaaatatgggacggatatgggggcgcccgggagTTCCTGCCACGTCGGACCCGACCCATGCTGGCCCAcctgaccccacatatattcgtcccaTCCGCTCGCTggagcaaaccctagccacttcattCTAGTTCCCTCCGCCACCTGAGCTCACCTTCTATGAGTTCTGGCCTTATCCGGCATGGCAGGTAGCAGATCGGACTCCGCCACTCCGGATCTGTCGATTGGGGTGTCATCCCgtgcgggttggaggaggcaataGCAGTCCGCTCCGCACCCAGCCGCTCCCGGGAGAACAATGCCCGACCGATGGACGGATCCGTCTGCCGCGACGCCATAGTGTCGGCTCACCGGGTGCTCGGGTCCTCTGGTGCTGGATCCTCGCGGTCCCGACAATCGAAACACCTCCCCTTTCCCATCACCGGTCGGGCATACTATGAGTCACATCGGGAACGGGCAACTCGctgtgggaaggagaggataaggacCGTTGAGGCCCGTATTGTGGCGGAAATGGCAGCGGCGGAGGAGGCTGATGCGTCGGTGTGGGCGGccacagaggaggaagccatccgcgACCGCATTGTGAAGAAACGACAGCGGAGGAACATGCGCGCCCTCGACCAAGAGCAGAATCGGGCGGTCTgtgccatggccggactgccaccgaagaaggagaaggaggacaaCGTCGACGAGGATAGCTCAGGCAACGAGCAGATCCGGCTCGATCCATACTGTGTCTTCGACCGGTATTTCCGTGAGAAGGACGGCAAGATCAGACATGGGTGgattccaccatagccaaacatgccaaattttggtcGTCTGATGGCATGTTTAGTCAGTAATGATGGAGTAGCCGGATGATGTGTATGCAtcgacgtagttgcatgagtttgtatgaaTTTGAGATATGATAACTGAGGTGTCCGGATGTGAATTACATTATTCAAGGGGTGCTCGATCAGTGCCTGCGGACGCGTCTGGGCGCGTTCGTGGGCATTCGAGGGGCCGGAATTGTCAAGTCCGGTTGTAGACgctctaaggccaactccaccgcgcgaccccatcccgtccggctccgtccgtttggggtaaaacgaaaAAATCAGACAGCCTAGCGCGCGATGACCTGAACCCATCTGGTCAGTTTTatgtccgggccgacccatttcgagcgcaatcatgcgccgggtttgggtcgcggcggacagcAAGCAGACGCGATgctcgtccgcgtcggggccgcgtggcaggcgccacctacctcccacccgccaacATCAATGCGCACGCACGGCCGGCCCCACTTGTCATCCGCCCAGGCGCACAGTcgccgtccttcttaaatggggaggccgtggaccggtcgtcgtccacacttcCCACTTCCAGCCCGctgcctcctcgaaacccgacaccCCAAAACTCCAGCCTCTCCCCGTGCTCGAGCTCACCCACCGGCCACCTCGCAACCATGGGGTTCTGGAACCACGACCGCAAGgagaagcacgaccgcgaggccggctcctcctcgggATGCCACCACGGCTCCGTGAAAGAGGAGGTCGCTTCGCCATCGCGTCGGGCCCCCGCGCCTGCCCCGTTCAGCATCGCTCATAgggccgccggcgagcgcgaccggcaatACTTGGGCGTGGACGTATGCCCGCGGTATTGGGAGACGCGGACGTCGGTCCAgtggagcgacgtccacctccccaacaactggcaCATCTTCGTCGATCGGGTCCCGATCCCGCCGGTCCCGATGAGCGATCATGCGCACCGCGATGAGatcgcgcgccgacgctgcctcctCCCCGGCGACCTCTGCTACGATGAAAGGTACGCCCCTGACTCCGTGCTCTGGGACACGTGGCTCCAGGATGAGCACGACGTGCGGCGCGCTTCCTACTTCGCCGGCACAGtgtcggggccgcggcggccacatCAGTAGGTGCGCGGGGCGTACGCGGTGCGCGGCCTCACGCGCGCTCACGCCGTCGCCATCCCCATCTCCatcgccacctccacctcctcgcatgacagcggaggaggaggcccggctcatgCGACGTGTCATGGAGGAGTCCATGAACACGCACGATGAGCGCCAATGGCCGGGCCTCGAGGAGAAGATGGCCCTATCTGCGGCCGGCGACATCGGCATCCCCGAGCTGGAGATGGCAagggcggaggaggtggtggaggaggagccggtggccgTGATCCACCCGGCCCTGGTTAGGTAGCACTGGAGCTGGTCGTGCTCGGCTCCGGAGATGGCCGACGCCGTGGGGGTCGCGAACTGGTGCCCCACGCCGTCGCGGTCACCGAAGCGGGACgcgtcgccacgggaggaggtggtgcaggcacctcccgccTTCCAGCCCGTCCCCGTCTACCACGCACCACTGGCCCATCTCTGGACGCCGCCgaactacgtcgacctcgtcagcgacgacggcGACACCGATGACCACTGAAGACGGCGACGGCATCGACGGGCACGGCAGAAGCGCGCGGGCGACgaccgtttttattttgttttttatgtTAATTACGGCAATGTGAACCatgaaactgggccgttttgtggccgtgaACCCAAacttatgttttatgtttttttatttGCGTTTATTTACTTCTTTAGGCATTTTATATAAGTTTTTTTAATCGCGTCCATCCCGAACATGATTTGGAGTGCGGTCGCGCGTTGGGCACACCCACGACCAAACGGACAGAAGCGAACATGGGCGAACCCATTGCCGTCCCAAACGGACGAAATCCGGCCAAACCGGACGTCCGTTTAggatcgtgcggtggagttggcctaaggccACTTCCAACAAAGTGCATCGAAATGGACACACGAACACGTTTGGACGTGTCATCCGACAACGAATCGGGGCCGACATCTAACCTTTTGCACGAAATGTCCGTGCACATTTCAAAACTAAATTTTAAAAACTGAACTTAAACTATGCTAGGTATCTTTTTTTTGAATGTTAAACTACGCTAGGTATCGAACGGTGATCTTGTAGGCATGCACTCCAGGGCTGTCGGCACCGCCGCGGTCGTCCATGTTGTCATCGCCGTGGCTGCCTGCCCTGCCGCTATTGTCGCCGTCGTCCTTCCAGCACCGGACGACCGTCAAGGATTCGCGACAACCATGATCAGTGGCCGCCGTGCGCTCGTGGCGTAGCCAACAGACGTCACGCAAACGATTGGCCACGTCCGGCTTGCGGTGATGGTCGGGCGCAAAGTCCAGTCCACGCCGCCCGCCCTTGGCCTTTGGCCTTGTCATTGCCAGCTATTTAAAGGGCGTGGTCAGACTTGGCAACCCTATCTTGTAGAGTTAGTCGCTGATCCAGCGGTGGTGGAGGATCTTTGGCCCGGGGTAACGCGAGGCCGGTGTTACAATTAATTAATCATGTGTTAATTATGAGATTAATCCCTGCTTGTATTAACCGCACGCCGTTGTAAAACCACCGCGTCGGTTCCCGCCGAAAAGGCACCTCCTCTGAACAGACACCTTTTTCAGTAGTGTCCTTTCCCTTGTATAAATAGCAGATGACATCTAATAAAGATGGGACTCGATTCATTCAAAGCACGTTATCAGCACGCTCTGGCGAGAGCAGAAGGCCACGAGAGATTAGGCCATCCCGGCGGTTACGGATGTTACTTTCGTCGTCGATGGCTTACAGGCGATGCAACCGGAAGCGGAAGCAGGAACCGGAATCGTTCCATTGAGCGCTCGCGGCGAGACATCTTCCGGTGACGAGGCGATGGAGCCCAGGTGCCGGCGCTCCACCGCGGCGTCCTCCAGCGCATGGTTTGGTCTCaccctctccttccccttctccCAGACGCCGTCCACAGTGGCCGCATAAGCGGCCCTCTC
The window above is part of the Triticum aestivum cultivar Chinese Spring chromosome 2A, IWGSC CS RefSeq v2.1, whole genome shotgun sequence genome. Proteins encoded here:
- the LOC123184821 gene encoding quinone-oxidoreductase QR2 yields the protein MATKIYIVYYSTWGHVATLAEEIKKGADSVPDVEVTVWRVPETLPEEVLGKMHAAPGREDHPVITARQLAEADGVLFGFPTRFGMMAAQMKAFFDSTGGLWQEGSLAGKPVGVFFATGTQGGGQETTALTAVTQLTHHGMIFVPVGYTHGAGMFAMDEVKGGSPYGAGTFAGADGSRTPTDAELALGAHQGKYFAGIAKKLKAV